The following are encoded together in the Equus quagga isolate Etosha38 chromosome 1, UCLA_HA_Equagga_1.0, whole genome shotgun sequence genome:
- the DNAJC25 gene encoding dnaJ homolog subfamily C member 25 produces MAAPRASRRGAGAAGRRWVGLLPPVLLALLLARPAGALVEGLYCGARDCYEVLGVSRAAGKAEIARAYRQLARRYHPDRYRPEPGDEGPGRTPQSAEEAFLLVATAYETLKDEETRKDYDYMLDHPEEYYSHYYHYYSRRLAPKVDVRVVILVSVCAISVFQFFSWWNSYDKAISYLATVPKYRIQAMEIAKQQGLLRKAKEKGRNKKSKEEIRDEEENIIKNIIKSKIDIKGGYQKPQIRDLLLFQILLAPFHLCSYIVWYCRWIYNFNIKGKEYGEEERLYIIRKSMKMSKSQFDSLEDHQKETFLKRELWIKENYEVYKQEQEEELKKKLANDPRWKRYRRWMKNEGPGRLMFVDD; encoded by the exons ATGGCGGCGCCGCGAGCTTCGCGCCGGGGAGCCGGGGCTGCGGGCCGGCGCTGGGTGGGGCTGCTGCCGCCCGTGCTGCTGGCGCTGCTGCTGGCGCGGCCGGCGGGCGCTCTGGTGGAGGGGCTCTACTGCGGCGCGCGGGACTGCTACGAGGTGCTGGGCGTGAGCCGCGCCGCGGGCAAGGCGGAGATCGCGCGGGCCTACCGCCAGCTGGCCCGGCGCTACCACCCCGACCGCTACCGGCCCGAGCCTGGCGACGAGGGCCCCGGACGGACGCCGCAGAGCGCCGAGGAGGCCTTCCTGCTGGTGGCGACCGCCTACGAGACTCTCAAG GATGAAGAAACACGCAAAGACTACGACTACATGCTGGATCACCCGGAAGAGTACTACAGCCATTATTACCACTACTACAGCAGGCGCTTAGCCCCTAAAGTGGATGTGAGGGTTGTGATCTTGGTCAGTGTGTGTGCTATTTCAGTGTTTCAG TTTTTCAGCTGGTGGAATAGCTACGACAAGGCAATCAGCTACCTAGCCACAGTGCCCAAGTACCGCATCCAGGCCATGGAGATTGCCAAGCAGCAGGGCTTGCTCAGAAAAGCCAAAGAGAAGGGCAGAAACAAAAAGTCCAAAGAGGAAATTCGTGATGAGGAGGAGAACATCATAAAGaacattataaaaagtaaaatagatatAAAGGGAGGCTATCAGAAACCCCAGATACGTGATCTTCTCCTGTTTCAAATTCTCTTAGCTCCTTTTCACCTGTGTTCATATATAGTGTGGTATTGCCGGTGGATCTATAATTTTAACATCAAGGGCAAAGAATATGGCGAAGAAGAACGACTGTATATCATACGTAAATCTATGAAGATGTCAAAGTCTCAGTTTGATAGTCTGGAAGATCAtcagaaagaaacttttcttAAACGGGAGCTCTGGATCAAGGAGAACTATGAG GTTTACaaacaagaacaagaagaagaactaaagaaaaaattggCAAACGATCCTAGATGGAAGAGATACAGGAGGTGGATGAAGAATGAAGGGCCGGGACGGTTAATGTTTGTGGATGACTGA